Proteins encoded in a region of the Planococcus shixiaomingii genome:
- a CDS encoding ABC transporter ATP-binding protein: MSLIEVENLKVHFPVRGGIFQTVKDHVRAVDGVSFSIEQGQTYGLVGESGSGKTTTGRAIIGLNDITSGKVLFEGKDLASVSKKEYIDVRKDIQMIFQDPFSSLNPKKRVVDIVAEPLRNYENLSAKEERIRVQELMELVGLSPETIYKYPHEFSGGQRQRIGIARAIALNPKLIIADEPVSALDVSVQAQVLNFMRKIQKELNLTYLIISHDLGIIRHMCDHIGIMYKGRYVEHGTSEEIFTNPQHIYTKRLIAAIPDSDPKNREMHYEKRKLVKSEYDTLEKDFFDEEGLPFSLKSISATHQVALPERG, from the coding sequence ATGTCGCTAATTGAAGTTGAAAATCTGAAAGTTCACTTTCCCGTTCGTGGAGGGATCTTTCAAACAGTGAAAGACCATGTTCGTGCAGTGGATGGTGTCTCATTCTCGATTGAACAAGGCCAGACATATGGACTTGTTGGAGAATCAGGATCAGGAAAAACGACGACAGGTCGTGCAATCATCGGGTTAAATGATATAACTTCAGGAAAAGTATTGTTTGAAGGCAAGGATTTGGCTTCTGTCAGCAAAAAAGAATATATTGATGTGCGAAAAGATATCCAAATGATTTTCCAAGATCCGTTTTCTTCGCTGAATCCGAAAAAGCGGGTAGTGGATATTGTAGCTGAACCGCTTCGCAACTACGAAAACTTATCTGCCAAAGAAGAGCGCATCCGCGTTCAGGAATTGATGGAATTGGTGGGGCTCAGTCCGGAGACAATCTATAAATACCCGCATGAATTTTCTGGAGGGCAGCGGCAACGGATCGGCATTGCCCGGGCAATTGCCTTGAACCCGAAATTGATTATCGCGGATGAGCCGGTTTCTGCTTTAGACGTATCGGTTCAGGCTCAAGTGTTAAACTTCATGCGAAAAATTCAAAAAGAATTAAATTTGACGTATTTAATCATCAGCCACGATTTAGGCATTATCCGCCACATGTGCGATCATATCGGCATCATGTACAAAGGCAGATATGTCGAACATGGCACTTCAGAAGAAATCTTCACTAATCCTCAGCATATTTATACGAAACGCCTGATCGCTGCCATTCCAGACAGTGATCCGAAAAATCGCGAAATGCATTACGAAAAACGCAAATTGGTAAAATCCGAATACGACACGCTGGAAAAAGACTTTTTTGATGAAGAAGGTTTGCCTTTCTCGTTAAAATCAATTTCAGCTACCCATCAAGTAGCATTACCTGAGAGAGGTTGA
- a CDS encoding ABC transporter ATP-binding protein, whose product MSDVLLNIKNLKTSFRIKDTHYAAVDDVSLTVKKNEVLAIVGESGSGKSAFAFSIMGLHTRAKTEGEINYKGNNLVKASPNQMKKLRGNEMGMIFQDALSALNPLMVVGAQIDEAIFLHNPKSSKSLRKKQVINLLNQVGIPRPEKTYYQYPHELSGGMRQRIVIAMAISNQPELLIADEPTTALDVTIQSQILDLIKELKEKIHAGIILITHDLGVVAEMADRVAVMYAGQIVEIADVYTLMENPRHPYTRSLLNSIPTLTEVKSDLHVIQGVVPSLQNLPRTGCRFASRIPWIDESAHETSPELHEISPGHFVRCTCYKDFYFPEQAEEEHNYVAN is encoded by the coding sequence ATGAGCGATGTTTTACTTAATATCAAAAACTTAAAAACATCTTTTAGAATTAAAGACACTCATTATGCGGCGGTCGATGATGTTTCATTGACAGTCAAAAAAAATGAAGTATTAGCGATCGTAGGTGAATCTGGTTCCGGAAAAAGTGCATTTGCATTCTCCATTATGGGACTTCATACAAGAGCGAAAACTGAAGGGGAAATTAATTACAAAGGCAATAATCTAGTCAAAGCAAGCCCCAATCAAATGAAAAAATTACGCGGCAATGAGATGGGGATGATTTTTCAGGATGCCCTTTCCGCCCTGAATCCGCTTATGGTGGTTGGTGCCCAGATTGATGAAGCGATTTTCCTGCATAATCCGAAAAGTTCAAAGAGCTTGCGAAAAAAACAAGTCATTAATTTACTGAACCAAGTCGGCATTCCTCGACCTGAGAAAACATATTACCAGTATCCGCATGAATTGTCGGGGGGGATGCGCCAGCGTATCGTCATCGCTATGGCGATTTCCAACCAACCTGAACTGTTGATTGCCGACGAGCCAACTACGGCACTGGATGTGACAATTCAATCGCAGATTTTGGATTTGATCAAAGAATTGAAAGAAAAAATTCATGCCGGTATTATCTTGATTACCCACGATTTAGGGGTAGTTGCCGAAATGGCCGATAGAGTGGCGGTCATGTACGCTGGGCAGATCGTGGAGATTGCTGATGTCTATACATTGATGGAAAATCCTCGGCATCCGTATACACGTTCTCTTTTAAATTCAATACCAACTTTAACTGAAGTGAAATCCGATCTCCATGTTATCCAAGGGGTTGTGCCCTCACTTCAGAATTTGCCAAGAACAGGATGCCGGTTCGCTTCTCGAATTCCTTGGATTGATGAATCCGCGCATGAAACTTCACCAGAACTCCATGAAATAAGTCCAGGCCACTTTGTACGCTGTACTTGCTACAAGGACTTTTACTTCCCAGAACAAGCCGAGGAGGAGCACAACTATGTCGCTAATTGA
- the fabF gene encoding beta-ketoacyl-ACP synthase II, translating into MSNRRVVITGIGAVTPLGNNIETTWEGIKAGKSGIGPLTRLDTEKFPAKIAAEVRDFSIEDYIEKKEARKMDRFTHYALAASIMAMKDSGLELDEKNALRTGVWIGSGIGGMETIENQMDVLNDRGVRRISPFLIPMIIPDMASGQVSIYFGAKGINSCSVTACASGTNSIGDAFKVIQRGDADVMISGGAEAPITRLSVAGFTANTALTTNEDVATASRPFDKNRDGFVIGEGAGIVILEEYEQAVARGAKIYAEVVGYGSTGDAHHITAPAPGGEGAARAMVQAIEDAGIDKTEIGYINAHGTSTPYNDLFETMAVKSVFEEHAYKLGMSSTKSMTGHLLGAAGGIEAIFTALALKEGIMPPTTNYGTPDEECDLDYVPNEARKADLNYAMSNSLGFGGHNASLLFKKV; encoded by the coding sequence ATGTCGAATCGTCGTGTAGTCATTACAGGAATTGGTGCTGTGACCCCGCTAGGTAATAATATTGAAACCACATGGGAAGGTATTAAAGCGGGTAAATCAGGAATAGGGCCTTTAACAAGGCTTGATACAGAAAAGTTCCCTGCAAAAATTGCTGCGGAAGTAAGAGATTTTTCTATTGAAGATTATATTGAAAAGAAAGAAGCGCGTAAAATGGACCGTTTTACGCATTACGCTCTTGCTGCTTCAATTATGGCGATGAAAGATTCAGGATTGGAACTGGATGAAAAAAATGCGCTCCGTACTGGTGTTTGGATCGGTTCAGGGATAGGCGGAATGGAAACAATTGAAAACCAGATGGACGTGCTGAATGACCGTGGAGTCCGCCGCATCAGTCCATTCTTAATTCCGATGATCATTCCGGATATGGCATCTGGCCAAGTATCCATTTACTTTGGTGCGAAAGGAATCAATTCATGTTCGGTCACTGCGTGCGCATCCGGAACGAATTCAATTGGAGACGCGTTTAAAGTTATTCAGCGCGGAGATGCCGATGTTATGATTTCTGGCGGAGCAGAAGCTCCCATTACTAGACTTTCAGTTGCAGGCTTTACGGCGAATACGGCTTTAACCACCAATGAAGATGTGGCTACCGCTTCTCGTCCTTTTGATAAAAACCGTGATGGATTTGTAATCGGTGAGGGAGCAGGCATTGTTATTTTGGAAGAGTACGAACAAGCAGTAGCACGCGGTGCTAAAATTTATGCAGAAGTTGTTGGCTATGGCTCAACAGGGGATGCACACCATATTACGGCACCGGCACCAGGCGGAGAAGGCGCAGCTCGTGCAATGGTTCAGGCCATTGAAGATGCCGGCATTGATAAAACAGAAATTGGCTATATTAATGCTCATGGAACAAGTACGCCTTACAACGACTTGTTTGAAACGATGGCGGTCAAGTCTGTTTTTGAAGAGCATGCATATAAATTGGGCATGAGTTCAACCAAATCGATGACAGGCCATTTATTGGGTGCAGCTGGAGGAATAGAAGCAATTTTCACAGCTTTAGCTTTGAAGGAAGGCATTATGCCTCCGACTACAAACTATGGCACACCGGATGAAGAATGTGATTTGGATTATGTACCAAATGAAGCAAGAAAAGCTGATCTAAACTATGCGATGAGCAACTCGCTTGGCTTCGGCGGACATAATGCATCACTCCTATTCAAGAAAGTTTAA
- a CDS encoding beta-ketoacyl-ACP synthase III, which yields MNAGIIGIGRCLPEDKLTNFDLEKRMDTSDEWIRTMTGIEERRIAKNDQDTSHMAREAAQKAIEDAGINPAEIGLILVATVTGDQPFPSMACMIQQEIGAVNAAAMDVSAACAGFMYGVVTGKQFIESDVYKYVLVVGVEKLSKITNWEDRNTAVLFGDGAGAAVLGKVSEGRGILSFELGADGTGGKHLYQDEFLVMNGREVFKFAVRQMGESAEAVIEKAGLTKEDVDFLIPHQANIRIMEASRARLDLPIEKMSKTIHKYGNTSAASIPISLVEDVEEGRIKEDDLVVMVGFGGGLTWGAIAMRWGK from the coding sequence ATGAATGCAGGAATAATCGGCATTGGCAGATGTTTGCCTGAAGATAAATTAACGAACTTCGACTTGGAAAAGCGAATGGATACTTCTGATGAGTGGATCCGGACGATGACAGGCATAGAAGAACGCCGGATTGCAAAAAACGATCAAGATACGTCTCATATGGCAAGAGAAGCTGCTCAAAAGGCAATTGAAGATGCAGGAATCAATCCTGCAGAAATCGGATTAATCTTAGTCGCTACCGTAACAGGAGATCAGCCTTTTCCATCAATGGCTTGTATGATTCAGCAGGAAATTGGAGCAGTCAACGCTGCGGCCATGGATGTTTCAGCGGCTTGTGCCGGTTTTATGTATGGAGTAGTTACAGGGAAACAATTCATTGAGTCTGATGTTTATAAATATGTTTTGGTTGTAGGTGTTGAAAAGTTATCTAAAATAACCAACTGGGAAGACCGCAACACAGCCGTGCTGTTCGGAGACGGTGCAGGAGCAGCAGTTCTTGGAAAGGTTTCAGAAGGGCGCGGAATCTTGTCGTTTGAGCTTGGGGCAGATGGCACCGGCGGCAAACACTTGTACCAAGATGAATTTCTCGTGATGAACGGCCGCGAAGTATTTAAATTTGCAGTCCGCCAAATGGGTGAATCAGCGGAAGCGGTTATTGAAAAAGCCGGCTTGACGAAAGAAGACGTCGACTTCCTGATTCCTCACCAAGCGAACATCCGCATTATGGAAGCATCACGTGCCCGTTTAGATCTTCCAATTGAAAAAATGTCAAAAACGATTCATAAATATGGCAATACCTCTGCTGCATCGATTCCGATTTCTCTCGTCGAAGATGTAGAAGAAGGCCGGATTAAAGAGGATGACCTAGTCGTCATGGTAGGTTTCGGCGGCGGATTGACTTGGGGCGCTATTGCTATGAGATGGGGAAAATAA
- a CDS encoding YjzD family protein has translation MQFIGTFFWSFLLVSLLNYVVSAVQNVPFDFMLGVYISLGVSVLVFIISSIIPDSPAPEKH, from the coding sequence ATGCAATTTATTGGAACTTTCTTTTGGTCATTTTTATTGGTTTCCTTGCTTAACTACGTAGTAAGCGCTGTACAAAACGTGCCTTTCGACTTTATGCTTGGCGTTTACATTTCTTTAGGCGTTTCAGTTCTGGTCTTTATCATTTCTTCAATCATTCCGGACAGCCCGGCACCAGAAAAACATTAA
- a CDS encoding ATP-dependent Clp protease ATP-binding subunit produces MVRFNTEEQKKPLEQYGRNMVEDAQSGKMDPVIGRDQEIRNVIRILSRKTKNNPVLIGEPGVGKTAIVEGLAQRIVRKDVPEGLKEKVIYELDMSALIAGAKYRGEFEERLKSVLKQVKDSEGQIILFIDEIHTIVGAGKTEGAMDAGNMLKPMLARGELFCIGATTLDEYRMHIEKDPALERRFQQVMVREPSVEDTVSILRGLKERFELHHAVRIHDRAIVAAAAMSDRYITERFLPDKAIDLIDEACAMIRTEIDSMPQELDEVTRRLMQLEIEEQALMKEKDAASKTRLETLRKEITELKSASGDMKKQWTEEKESLKKIQVKREQLDQYRRQLEDAENKYDLNLAAELRHGKIPALEKELSALEKELEHEGAERLLREEVTEEEIAGIVARWTGIPVTKLVEGEREKLLRLGETLKQRVIGQDNAVRLVTEAVWRARAGIKDEQKPIGSFIFLGPTGVGKTELAKSLAANLFDSEDHFIRIDMSEYMEKHSVSRLVGAPPGYIGYEEGGQLTEAVRRNPYSVVLLDEIEKAHPDVANILLQILDDGRITDSQGRLINFSNTVVIMTSNIGSAFISDQSSEHDVEDIVMAELRRHFKPELLNRIDDIVIFHALNNTHFYGIAKKMLAELAKRMRQQHIELSVEDSVIDYIIEAGTDPVFGARPLKRFIQREIETNIARELIKGEIVPNTVLHLEMENKQLKISKKEAQSG; encoded by the coding sequence ATGGTTCGATTCAACACAGAAGAACAAAAAAAGCCGCTCGAACAATATGGGCGTAATATGGTGGAAGATGCACAGTCTGGAAAAATGGATCCAGTCATCGGGCGCGATCAGGAAATTCGCAATGTCATACGTATTTTATCTCGTAAAACAAAAAACAATCCAGTACTAATTGGGGAGCCTGGAGTCGGCAAGACAGCGATTGTTGAGGGCCTGGCACAGCGGATCGTCCGCAAAGACGTACCGGAAGGTCTGAAGGAAAAGGTTATTTATGAGCTTGATATGAGTGCTTTGATAGCGGGTGCAAAATACCGCGGTGAATTTGAAGAACGGCTAAAAAGCGTTTTGAAGCAAGTGAAAGATAGTGAAGGGCAAATCATCTTATTTATTGATGAAATCCATACCATTGTCGGCGCAGGCAAAACAGAAGGGGCAATGGATGCCGGAAATATGCTAAAACCTATGCTCGCACGCGGGGAACTGTTCTGTATCGGCGCTACTACACTTGATGAGTACCGGATGCACATCGAAAAAGATCCAGCACTTGAGCGACGTTTCCAGCAAGTAATGGTGCGCGAGCCATCAGTCGAAGATACCGTTTCGATATTGCGCGGCTTGAAAGAACGCTTTGAACTGCATCACGCCGTACGTATCCATGACCGGGCTATCGTTGCAGCAGCAGCGATGTCTGACCGTTACATTACAGAACGGTTCTTGCCGGACAAAGCGATTGACTTGATCGATGAAGCGTGTGCGATGATTCGCACCGAAATCGATTCGATGCCGCAAGAACTGGATGAAGTAACAAGACGACTCATGCAGTTGGAAATTGAAGAGCAGGCGTTGATGAAAGAAAAAGACGCTGCCAGTAAAACGCGGCTTGAAACACTGCGCAAGGAAATTACGGAATTGAAATCTGCTTCAGGCGATATGAAAAAGCAATGGACTGAAGAAAAAGAGTCATTGAAAAAAATTCAAGTCAAGCGGGAACAGCTTGATCAATACCGTCGGCAGTTGGAAGATGCGGAAAACAAGTATGATTTGAACTTGGCAGCTGAACTGCGCCACGGCAAAATACCGGCACTTGAAAAAGAGCTTAGTGCACTTGAAAAAGAATTGGAGCACGAAGGAGCAGAGCGACTTCTTCGAGAAGAAGTGACGGAAGAGGAGATTGCAGGAATTGTAGCGCGCTGGACAGGTATACCGGTTACAAAACTGGTGGAAGGTGAACGGGAAAAATTGCTTCGTCTCGGTGAAACATTGAAACAGCGGGTTATCGGCCAGGACAATGCGGTCCGTTTGGTGACTGAAGCTGTATGGCGAGCACGTGCGGGAATCAAAGACGAGCAGAAACCGATTGGATCATTTATCTTTTTAGGACCGACCGGAGTGGGGAAAACAGAACTTGCGAAATCATTGGCAGCAAACCTTTTCGATTCCGAAGACCATTTCATCCGCATCGATATGTCTGAATACATGGAAAAGCATAGTGTATCTAGACTCGTAGGTGCACCTCCTGGCTATATCGGCTACGAGGAAGGCGGACAATTGACAGAAGCTGTGCGGCGCAATCCGTATTCCGTTGTCTTATTGGACGAGATCGAGAAAGCGCATCCGGATGTAGCAAATATCCTCCTGCAAATTCTCGATGATGGGCGCATTACGGATAGCCAAGGACGCCTTATCAACTTCTCGAATACGGTTGTCATCATGACATCCAACATCGGTTCCGCTTTTATTAGTGACCAAAGCAGCGAACACGACGTTGAAGATATCGTTATGGCGGAACTGCGCAGACACTTCAAACCCGAATTGTTGAACCGTATTGATGACATTGTCATCTTCCATGCGTTGAACAATACACATTTTTATGGCATTGCGAAAAAAATGTTAGCTGAATTGGCAAAACGCATGCGTCAACAACATATCGAATTGTCTGTAGAGGATTCAGTCATCGATTACATCATTGAAGCGGGAACCGATCCTGTATTCGGCGCACGTCCATTGAAACGCTTTATCCAGCGGGAAATAGAAACTAACATCGCCCGTGAACTGATCAAAGGAGAAATCGTTCCGAATACGGTATTGCATTTAGAGATGGAAAACAAGCAACTAAAAATCAGCAAAAAAGAAGCTCAATCCGGATAA
- a CDS encoding metal-sulfur cluster assembly factor, whose product MDQDMRDSVMGALEQVIDPELGVDIVNLGLVYDVEMSEEGFTVVTMTLTSMGCPMGPQIVDMVKHALYELPEVSEVDVKIVWQPAWGKDKMSRYAKMALGVR is encoded by the coding sequence ATGGATCAAGATATGCGCGATAGCGTCATGGGTGCGTTAGAACAAGTTATTGACCCGGAACTTGGCGTTGATATCGTCAACTTGGGCTTAGTATATGACGTTGAAATGTCAGAAGAAGGCTTTACGGTTGTAACAATGACATTAACATCTATGGGTTGCCCAATGGGGCCTCAAATCGTCGATATGGTTAAACACGCGTTATACGAGTTGCCGGAGGTAAGTGAAGTCGATGTGAAAATCGTCTGGCAGCCGGCATGGGGCAAAGACAAAATGTCCCGCTATGCGAAAATGGCACTTGGCGTTCGCTAA